Proteins found in one Zea mays cultivar B73 chromosome 1, Zm-B73-REFERENCE-NAM-5.0, whole genome shotgun sequence genomic segment:
- the LOC100280265 gene encoding phospholipase D family protein isoform X2, translating into MWSSEMGRRSRRTNGMVAEPQTTQLLLHGVIEATILEADLSVTTDGKLQPTKKTLMKKKVFSWIRKLTFCRNQLENAIGLGTDGKLYATVDIDKARVGRTRMVPPVHSPMWDESFHLYCAHDASNIIFTVKADNAIGATLIGRAYLPTEGVVAGRKVDLWLPIRDEKRQPLEGGDQIHVQVQFTDVAADPTAGWGAGIGSAAYGGVPYTFFKQRRGCRVRLYEDAHVAGDFAPRVRLADGSFYEPRRCWVDVFDAINRARRMVYIAGWSVNTDVVLVRDPREPSASSESLGELLIRKADEGVAVLMLVWDDRTSVGLGPIKRDGLMATHDQDTASFFRDTRVQCVLCPRNPDKDRSYVQDIETATMFTHHQKTVIVDGGGAPAPETPPGLVSFLGGIDLCDGRYDTQDHPLFRTLGTTHSKDFHQPNFPGASISKGGPREPWHDIHCRVEGPAAWDVLENFEQRWKKQGKGDNLLVALNKAWAEREAAPRGDAESWNVQVFRSIDGGAAAGFPEGSANAPREAAALGLVSGKDHVIERSIQDAYIHAIRRARDFIYIENQYFLGSSYAWRQNDGVTVEDINALHLIPKELSLKIVSKIEAGERFVVYVVVPLWPEGVPESGSVQAILDWQRRTMEMMYKDVTLAIRARGLRADPRDYLTFFCLGNREAPSPGEYVPPEHPDPNTDYERAQQARRFMIYVHAKTMIVDDEYIIVGSANINQRSMDGGRDTEIAMGAYQPGYLATRNRPAKGQVHGFRVSLWQEHLGEAAAAGMGDDLFRPSSLACVRRMNQVAKQHWDMFASDAFQGDLPGHLMAYPVSVLDDDDGRVVATTETFPDTNAKVLGNKSDILPPILTT; encoded by the exons ATGTGGTCGTCGGAGATGGGTCGAAGAAGCCGCCGAACGAACGGCATGGTGGCAGAGCCGCAGACGACGCAGCTGCTGCTGCACGGGGTGATCGAGGCCACCATCCTGGAGGCCGACCTGTCCGTCACCACAGACGGCAAGCTGCAGCCGACCAAGAAG ACTCTGATGAAGAAGAAGGTCTTCTCATGGATCAGGAAGCTGACATTCTGCAGAAACCAG CTGGAGAACGCCATCGGTCTCGGCACGGACGGCAAGCTGTACGCGACGGTGGACATCGACAAGGCGCGCGTGGGGCGGACGCGCATGGTGCCCCCCGTCCACTCCCCCATGTGGGACGAGTCCTTCCACCTCTACTGCGCGCACGACGCCagcaacatcatcttcaccgtcaagGCCGACAACGCCATCGGCGCCACGCTCATCGGCCGCGCTTACCTGCCCACGGAGGGCGTCGTCGCCGGCCGGAAGGTGGACCTGTGGCTCCCCATCCGCGACGAGAAGCGCCAGCCGCTGGAAGGCGGTGACCAGATACACGTCCAGGTCCAGTTCACCGACGTCGCCGCGGACCCGACCGCCGGCTGGGGCGCCGGGATCGGCAGCGCGGCGTACGGCGGCGTGCCCTACACCTTCTTCAAGCAGCGCCGCGGATGCCGGGTGCGGCTGTACGAGGACGCGCACGTGGCCGGCGACTTCGCGCCGCGCGTCCGGCTCGCGGACGGCAGCTTCTACGAGCCGCGCCGGTGCTGGGTGGACGTGTTCGACGCAATCAACCGGGCCCGGAGGATGGTGTACATCGCCGGATGGTCCGTGAACACCGACGTGGTGCTGGTGCGCGACCCGCGGGAACCGTCGGCGTCGTCCGAGAGTCTCGGCGAGCTGCTCATCCGGAAGGCCGACGAGGGCGTCGCGGTGCTGATGCTGGTGTGGGACGACCGCACCTCGGTGGGGCTCGGCCCCATCAAGCGCGACGGGCTGATGGCCACGCACGACCAGGACACGGCGAGCTTCTTCCGCGACACGCGCGTGCAGTGCGTGCTCTGCCCGCGCAACCCCGACAAGGACCGGAGCTACGTGCAGGACATCGAGACGGCCACCATGTTCACACACCACCAAAAGACGGTGAtcgtcgacggcggcggcgcgccgGCGCCGGAGACGCCGCCGGGCCTCGTGAGCTTCCTCGGCGGCATCGACCTGTGCGACGGGAGGTACGACACGCAGGACCACCCGCTGTTCCGCACGCTGGGCACCACGCACAGCAAGGACTTCCACCAGCCCAACTTCCCCGGCGCGTCCATCAGCAAGGGCGGGCCGAGGGAGCCGTGGCACGACATCCACTGCCGCGTGGAGGGGCCCGCGGCGTGGGACGTGCTGGAGAACTTCGAGCAGAGGTGGAAGAAGCAGGGCAAGGGGGACAACCTCCTGGTGGCGCTGAACAAGGCGTGGGCGGAGCGCGAGGCGGCCCCGCGGGGCGACGCCGAGTCGTGGAACGTGCAGGTGTTCCGGTCCATcgacggcggcgcggcggcggggtTCCCGGAGGGCTCCGCGAACGCGCCCCGGgaggcggcggcgctcgggctggtGAGCGGCAAGGACCACGTGATCGAGCGCAGCATCCAGGACGCGTACATCCACGCCATCCGGCGGGCGCGGGACTTCATCTACATCGAGAACCAGTACTTCCTGGGGAGCTCCTACGCGTGGCGGCAGAACGACGGCGTGACGGTGGAGGACATCAACGCGCTGCACCTCATCCCCAAGGAGCTGTCGCTCAAGATCGTGAGCAAGATCGAGGCCGGCGAGCGGTTCGTCGTGTACGTGGTGGTGCCGCTGTGGCCGGAGGGCGTGCCGGAGAGCGGCTCCGTGCAGGCCATCCTGGATTGGCAGCGCCGCACCATGGAGATGATGTATAAGGACGTGACGCTGGCCATCCGCGCCAGGGGGCTCCGGGCCGACCCCAGGGACTACCTCACCTTCTTCTGCCTCGGCAACCGCGAGGCGCCGAGCCCCGGCGAGTACGTGCCGCCGGAGCACCCGGACCCCAACACCGACTACGAGAGGGCGCAGCAGGCCAGGCGCTTCATGATCTACGTCCACGCCAAGACCATGATAG TGGACGATGAGTACATCATCGTGGGCTCGGCGAACATCAACCAGCGCTCCATGGACGGCGGCCGCGACACGGAGATCGCGATGGGCGCGTACCAGCCGGGCTACCTGGCGACCAGGAACCGGCCGGCGAAGGGGCAGGTCCACGGCTTCCGGGTCTCCCTGTGGCAGGAGCACCTgggcgaggcggcggcggcgggaatGGGCGACGATCTCTTCCGTCCGTCGAGCCTGGCTTGCGTGCGCCGGATGAACCAGGTGGCCAAGCAGCACTGGGACATGTTCGCGAGCGACGCGTTCCAGGGCGACCTCCCGGGCCACCTCATGGCGTACCCGGTCAGCGTgctcgacgacgacgacggccggGTCGTGGCCACGACGGAAACCTTCCCGGACACCAACGCCAAGGTGCTCGGCAACAAGTCCGACATCCTCCCGCCCATCCTCACCACATGA
- the LOC100280265 gene encoding phospholipase D family protein isoform X1, translating to MWSSEMGRRSRRTNGMVAEPQTTQLLLHGVIEATILEADLSVTTDGKLQPTKKTLMKKKVFSWIRKLTFCRNQQQLENAIGLGTDGKLYATVDIDKARVGRTRMVPPVHSPMWDESFHLYCAHDASNIIFTVKADNAIGATLIGRAYLPTEGVVAGRKVDLWLPIRDEKRQPLEGGDQIHVQVQFTDVAADPTAGWGAGIGSAAYGGVPYTFFKQRRGCRVRLYEDAHVAGDFAPRVRLADGSFYEPRRCWVDVFDAINRARRMVYIAGWSVNTDVVLVRDPREPSASSESLGELLIRKADEGVAVLMLVWDDRTSVGLGPIKRDGLMATHDQDTASFFRDTRVQCVLCPRNPDKDRSYVQDIETATMFTHHQKTVIVDGGGAPAPETPPGLVSFLGGIDLCDGRYDTQDHPLFRTLGTTHSKDFHQPNFPGASISKGGPREPWHDIHCRVEGPAAWDVLENFEQRWKKQGKGDNLLVALNKAWAEREAAPRGDAESWNVQVFRSIDGGAAAGFPEGSANAPREAAALGLVSGKDHVIERSIQDAYIHAIRRARDFIYIENQYFLGSSYAWRQNDGVTVEDINALHLIPKELSLKIVSKIEAGERFVVYVVVPLWPEGVPESGSVQAILDWQRRTMEMMYKDVTLAIRARGLRADPRDYLTFFCLGNREAPSPGEYVPPEHPDPNTDYERAQQARRFMIYVHAKTMIVDDEYIIVGSANINQRSMDGGRDTEIAMGAYQPGYLATRNRPAKGQVHGFRVSLWQEHLGEAAAAGMGDDLFRPSSLACVRRMNQVAKQHWDMFASDAFQGDLPGHLMAYPVSVLDDDDGRVVATTETFPDTNAKVLGNKSDILPPILTT from the exons ATGTGGTCGTCGGAGATGGGTCGAAGAAGCCGCCGAACGAACGGCATGGTGGCAGAGCCGCAGACGACGCAGCTGCTGCTGCACGGGGTGATCGAGGCCACCATCCTGGAGGCCGACCTGTCCGTCACCACAGACGGCAAGCTGCAGCCGACCAAGAAG ACTCTGATGAAGAAGAAGGTCTTCTCATGGATCAGGAAGCTGACATTCTGCAGAAACCAG CAACAGCTGGAGAACGCCATCGGTCTCGGCACGGACGGCAAGCTGTACGCGACGGTGGACATCGACAAGGCGCGCGTGGGGCGGACGCGCATGGTGCCCCCCGTCCACTCCCCCATGTGGGACGAGTCCTTCCACCTCTACTGCGCGCACGACGCCagcaacatcatcttcaccgtcaagGCCGACAACGCCATCGGCGCCACGCTCATCGGCCGCGCTTACCTGCCCACGGAGGGCGTCGTCGCCGGCCGGAAGGTGGACCTGTGGCTCCCCATCCGCGACGAGAAGCGCCAGCCGCTGGAAGGCGGTGACCAGATACACGTCCAGGTCCAGTTCACCGACGTCGCCGCGGACCCGACCGCCGGCTGGGGCGCCGGGATCGGCAGCGCGGCGTACGGCGGCGTGCCCTACACCTTCTTCAAGCAGCGCCGCGGATGCCGGGTGCGGCTGTACGAGGACGCGCACGTGGCCGGCGACTTCGCGCCGCGCGTCCGGCTCGCGGACGGCAGCTTCTACGAGCCGCGCCGGTGCTGGGTGGACGTGTTCGACGCAATCAACCGGGCCCGGAGGATGGTGTACATCGCCGGATGGTCCGTGAACACCGACGTGGTGCTGGTGCGCGACCCGCGGGAACCGTCGGCGTCGTCCGAGAGTCTCGGCGAGCTGCTCATCCGGAAGGCCGACGAGGGCGTCGCGGTGCTGATGCTGGTGTGGGACGACCGCACCTCGGTGGGGCTCGGCCCCATCAAGCGCGACGGGCTGATGGCCACGCACGACCAGGACACGGCGAGCTTCTTCCGCGACACGCGCGTGCAGTGCGTGCTCTGCCCGCGCAACCCCGACAAGGACCGGAGCTACGTGCAGGACATCGAGACGGCCACCATGTTCACACACCACCAAAAGACGGTGAtcgtcgacggcggcggcgcgccgGCGCCGGAGACGCCGCCGGGCCTCGTGAGCTTCCTCGGCGGCATCGACCTGTGCGACGGGAGGTACGACACGCAGGACCACCCGCTGTTCCGCACGCTGGGCACCACGCACAGCAAGGACTTCCACCAGCCCAACTTCCCCGGCGCGTCCATCAGCAAGGGCGGGCCGAGGGAGCCGTGGCACGACATCCACTGCCGCGTGGAGGGGCCCGCGGCGTGGGACGTGCTGGAGAACTTCGAGCAGAGGTGGAAGAAGCAGGGCAAGGGGGACAACCTCCTGGTGGCGCTGAACAAGGCGTGGGCGGAGCGCGAGGCGGCCCCGCGGGGCGACGCCGAGTCGTGGAACGTGCAGGTGTTCCGGTCCATcgacggcggcgcggcggcggggtTCCCGGAGGGCTCCGCGAACGCGCCCCGGgaggcggcggcgctcgggctggtGAGCGGCAAGGACCACGTGATCGAGCGCAGCATCCAGGACGCGTACATCCACGCCATCCGGCGGGCGCGGGACTTCATCTACATCGAGAACCAGTACTTCCTGGGGAGCTCCTACGCGTGGCGGCAGAACGACGGCGTGACGGTGGAGGACATCAACGCGCTGCACCTCATCCCCAAGGAGCTGTCGCTCAAGATCGTGAGCAAGATCGAGGCCGGCGAGCGGTTCGTCGTGTACGTGGTGGTGCCGCTGTGGCCGGAGGGCGTGCCGGAGAGCGGCTCCGTGCAGGCCATCCTGGATTGGCAGCGCCGCACCATGGAGATGATGTATAAGGACGTGACGCTGGCCATCCGCGCCAGGGGGCTCCGGGCCGACCCCAGGGACTACCTCACCTTCTTCTGCCTCGGCAACCGCGAGGCGCCGAGCCCCGGCGAGTACGTGCCGCCGGAGCACCCGGACCCCAACACCGACTACGAGAGGGCGCAGCAGGCCAGGCGCTTCATGATCTACGTCCACGCCAAGACCATGATAG TGGACGATGAGTACATCATCGTGGGCTCGGCGAACATCAACCAGCGCTCCATGGACGGCGGCCGCGACACGGAGATCGCGATGGGCGCGTACCAGCCGGGCTACCTGGCGACCAGGAACCGGCCGGCGAAGGGGCAGGTCCACGGCTTCCGGGTCTCCCTGTGGCAGGAGCACCTgggcgaggcggcggcggcgggaatGGGCGACGATCTCTTCCGTCCGTCGAGCCTGGCTTGCGTGCGCCGGATGAACCAGGTGGCCAAGCAGCACTGGGACATGTTCGCGAGCGACGCGTTCCAGGGCGACCTCCCGGGCCACCTCATGGCGTACCCGGTCAGCGTgctcgacgacgacgacggccggGTCGTGGCCACGACGGAAACCTTCCCGGACACCAACGCCAAGGTGCTCGGCAACAAGTCCGACATCCTCCCGCCCATCCTCACCACATGA